A single window of Rickettsiella endosymbiont of Dermanyssus gallinae DNA harbors:
- a CDS encoding primosomal protein N' encodes MALILRIALSVPIAHYFDYLAPTDLPDIPLKKGLRVLVPFGKQEKVGFLVEVSETSELPTSQLKTAIAILDALPLLSDALLHLFEWTSRYYHTPLGEVFANAFPALLRKSKKGKPLSLAAIPLEKNDDIKINSTTITLNTHQLATVATVTQSLGQFKPFLLHGVTGSGKTEVYLEIIEAVLKRKEQVLVLLPEIGLTPQMLARFQARFAVPLVLFHSGLTDKQRLRHWLLAKSGDAAIIMGTRSALFTPLHRPGLIIIDEEHDASFKQQKGLRYHARDLALMRAKFENCPIVLGSATASLESLANAKQERYHFLSLPNRAGCAILPKLRFIDLRHQKLEQGFSPLLLQSMAQHLKNQNQVLLFLNRRGFAPLTICHACGWTANCPHCDQTMTFHKKPAHLQCHYCGYRCPLTTHCPACKEPQLVSLGQGTQRLEETLKKYFPGVGIVRLDRDNTQKKGSLEDLLKNIHQGNSQILIGTQMLAKGHHFPNVTLVGILEADAGLFSADFRALERTGQLIMQVAGRAGRADKPGEVLIQTHHPEHPLLLQLVNQGYLDFSEKLLQERQTAMLPPYSHLALVQAEAITSDYPLAFLNEVKQHATQLQSNVTVLGPIPALSPRRAGYYRAQLLFQANKRNDLHSLLKPLTKLIPGLINHRRVRWSLDVDPLEII; translated from the coding sequence ATGGCACTTATTCTCAGAATCGCTCTTTCAGTGCCGATAGCTCACTATTTTGATTATTTAGCGCCTACTGATTTGCCTGATATTCCACTAAAAAAAGGACTACGGGTATTAGTTCCTTTTGGGAAGCAGGAAAAAGTAGGCTTTTTGGTTGAAGTCAGTGAAACTTCTGAATTACCTACCTCTCAATTAAAAACAGCCATCGCTATTCTCGACGCGCTACCACTTTTATCCGATGCTTTATTACATTTATTTGAATGGACAAGCCGCTATTATCACACGCCTTTAGGCGAAGTGTTTGCCAATGCTTTCCCAGCGTTATTGAGAAAATCCAAAAAAGGCAAACCCTTATCGCTCGCTGCTATACCATTAGAAAAAAATGATGATATTAAAATTAATTCAACCACCATCACATTAAACACTCATCAACTAGCCACTGTGGCCACAGTAACGCAATCGCTCGGTCAATTTAAACCCTTTTTACTGCATGGCGTGACAGGAAGCGGCAAAACTGAGGTTTATCTTGAAATCATCGAAGCGGTACTCAAGCGAAAAGAACAAGTGTTGGTATTGCTACCTGAAATTGGCTTAACGCCGCAAATGTTAGCACGCTTTCAAGCACGTTTTGCGGTACCTTTAGTGTTATTTCACTCCGGACTCACCGATAAACAACGTTTAAGGCATTGGCTATTAGCTAAAAGCGGCGATGCGGCGATTATTATGGGTACACGTTCTGCTTTATTTACTCCGCTTCATCGCCCTGGTCTTATTATTATTGATGAAGAACATGATGCGTCGTTTAAACAACAAAAAGGATTACGCTATCATGCGCGTGATTTAGCATTGATGCGCGCTAAATTTGAAAACTGTCCTATTGTATTAGGATCAGCCACCGCTTCTTTAGAAAGTCTGGCCAATGCAAAACAAGAACGATATCATTTTTTATCATTACCAAACCGTGCAGGCTGCGCTATTTTACCTAAACTTCGTTTTATTGATCTACGCCATCAAAAACTTGAGCAGGGATTTTCACCCCTACTATTACAAAGTATGGCGCAACATCTAAAAAATCAGAACCAAGTACTTTTATTTTTAAACCGTCGTGGTTTTGCACCACTGACGATTTGCCACGCCTGCGGATGGACAGCCAATTGCCCGCATTGCGATCAAACCATGACTTTTCACAAAAAGCCCGCGCATTTGCAGTGCCATTATTGTGGGTATCGTTGTCCGCTTACTACGCATTGTCCTGCTTGCAAAGAACCGCAGTTAGTCAGCTTAGGCCAAGGTACACAACGTTTGGAAGAAACCTTAAAAAAATATTTTCCTGGTGTTGGAATAGTACGACTTGATCGAGATAACACGCAAAAAAAAGGCAGCTTAGAGGATTTATTAAAAAATATACATCAAGGAAACAGTCAGATTTTAATCGGTACACAAATGTTAGCAAAAGGGCACCACTTTCCTAATGTGACTCTGGTCGGTATTTTAGAAGCGGATGCTGGATTATTTAGCGCTGACTTTCGTGCTTTAGAACGAACAGGACAACTTATCATGCAAGTAGCGGGTCGTGCCGGCCGTGCTGATAAACCGGGGGAAGTACTTATTCAAACCCATCATCCCGAACATCCTTTATTACTACAGCTGGTAAATCAAGGCTATTTGGATTTTAGTGAAAAATTACTGCAAGAAAGGCAAACAGCCATGTTACCGCCTTACAGCCATTTGGCATTAGTGCAGGCTGAGGCAATCACATCGGATTATCCATTGGCATTTTTAAATGAAGTTAAACAACACGCAACCCAGCTACAAAGCAATGTAACCGTACTAGGTCCTATTCCTGCTTTATCACCACGTCGTGCGGGCTATTATCGCGCTCAGTTATTATTTCAAGCAAACAAACGTAATGATTTGCACAGTTTACTAAAACCATTAACAAAATTAATACCGGGGTTAATCAATCATCGTCGCGTCAGATGGTCCCTGGATGTCGATCCACTCGAAATAATCTAG
- a CDS encoding outer membrane protein, giving the protein MSFFKVVSALVLGVFLCFAPALLYAAPVPCCVKPHYHHPHRLYFDLGVGKTYDFASSNSFLENNGLILGNLNTLISYSTPFFFIGLGYQWTQDSQWFPYLNVGLQHRYTAPVNVAGISNTAPVGITNYTYRMQQESWLIMTKADIYKWKRFMPYLTAGMGASFNRISQLFINAPDFANQLAGSTTHTGDFSYSFGAGIDFIVKDDFWLSLGYFFDDFGKNKINKVFANELGPGFSLGELKNASLHANSFYLKARYLFA; this is encoded by the coding sequence ATGAGTTTTTTTAAAGTAGTCAGTGCGTTAGTGCTGGGCGTGTTTTTGTGTTTTGCGCCGGCTTTGCTTTACGCCGCACCCGTTCCGTGTTGTGTCAAACCACATTATCATCATCCTCACCGTTTGTATTTTGATTTAGGTGTAGGTAAAACCTATGATTTTGCGAGTAGTAACAGTTTTTTAGAGAATAACGGATTGATTCTCGGCAATCTTAATACGCTTATTTCTTACAGCACACCCTTTTTCTTTATAGGTTTAGGCTACCAATGGACGCAGGATTCTCAATGGTTTCCTTATTTAAATGTAGGTCTGCAGCATCGCTATACTGCTCCGGTTAATGTAGCTGGGATCTCGAATACAGCGCCAGTAGGGATCACTAATTATACTTACCGGATGCAACAGGAAAGTTGGCTTATTATGACGAAAGCGGATATCTATAAATGGAAAAGATTCATGCCGTATCTTACCGCTGGTATGGGGGCTTCCTTTAATAGAATTAGTCAGTTATTTATCAATGCACCTGATTTTGCAAACCAATTAGCGGGTTCTACGACGCACACAGGTGATTTTAGCTATAGTTTTGGTGCAGGTATAGATTTCATTGTAAAAGATGATTTTTGGCTAAGTTTAGGTTACTTCTTTGATGATTTTGGAAAAAATAAGATAAATAAGGTATTTGCAAATGAGCTTGGACCTGGATTTTCTCTGGGCGAATTGAAAAATGCCAGTTTGCATGCGAATAGCTTTTACTTAAAGGCGCGTTATCTTTTTGCTTGA
- a CDS encoding L-serine ammonia-lyase: MTVSIFDLFSVGIGPSSSHTVGPMKAAYEFVSGLPLDQVQRVQVDLYGSLALTGRGHATDSAILSGLEGNLPDKVIPEKLPECIQQILAQRQINLGGKKIIPFSEQSDFLFHQKELLPLHTNGMRFTAFDAEGGSLKSQVYYSIGGGFIVTEQQFGKPSPSVKVPYPFNNAKALFSLCKEHGLTIADIMLANEQALAPDRECRADLLAIANIMQDCVEKGCHADGILPGGLQVKRRAPELYKKLKNKETPKSPTVTGSFLWPTVYAMAVNEENAAGGRIVTAPTNGAAGIVPAVLTYYRHFYEDVSEKTIADFLLTAGAIALLYKTNASISGAEVGCQGEVGVACSMAAGALTAVLGGTLEQTENAAEMAMEHHLGMTCDPVAGLVQIPCIERNGVGAEKAIKLAYLALMEDGKNKKVSLDKVIETMFVTGKDMMSIYKETSLGGLAKSLAVNITER; the protein is encoded by the coding sequence ATGACGGTTAGTATTTTTGATTTGTTTTCGGTTGGTATTGGCCCGTCAAGCTCCCATACCGTAGGGCCTATGAAGGCGGCCTATGAGTTTGTTAGTGGTCTGCCCTTGGATCAAGTACAAAGAGTACAAGTCGATCTCTATGGCAGCCTTGCTTTAACGGGCCGTGGCCATGCTACCGATAGCGCTATCTTAAGTGGTCTAGAAGGGAATTTGCCTGATAAAGTTATTCCTGAAAAATTGCCTGAGTGCATCCAACAAATTCTAGCGCAGCGGCAGATTAATCTAGGCGGAAAAAAAATCATTCCTTTTTCCGAGCAAAGCGATTTTTTATTCCACCAAAAAGAGCTATTGCCTTTACATACCAATGGAATGCGATTTACTGCGTTTGATGCGGAAGGCGGGTCATTAAAAAGCCAAGTTTATTATTCAATCGGTGGTGGTTTTATTGTGACTGAGCAACAATTTGGAAAACCATCGCCATCCGTTAAAGTCCCTTATCCTTTTAATAATGCTAAAGCGCTTTTTAGTTTGTGTAAGGAACACGGATTAACCATCGCCGACATTATGCTTGCCAATGAGCAAGCGCTTGCGCCAGATAGAGAGTGCCGTGCGGATCTGTTAGCCATTGCTAATATTATGCAAGACTGCGTAGAAAAAGGGTGCCATGCTGATGGAATTCTACCGGGTGGACTTCAGGTTAAGCGCCGCGCACCAGAACTTTATAAAAAACTAAAGAATAAAGAAACACCGAAATCGCCTACAGTGACGGGTTCTTTTTTATGGCCTACGGTCTATGCCATGGCGGTGAATGAGGAAAATGCAGCGGGTGGTCGTATTGTAACCGCACCCACTAATGGTGCAGCAGGTATTGTTCCGGCCGTGCTGACTTATTATCGTCATTTCTATGAAGACGTTAGCGAAAAAACGATCGCTGATTTTTTATTAACAGCCGGTGCTATTGCCTTATTATATAAAACCAATGCGTCCATATCAGGTGCCGAAGTCGGTTGTCAGGGCGAAGTCGGCGTAGCTTGTTCTATGGCGGCAGGCGCTTTGACAGCCGTGTTAGGAGGCACCTTAGAGCAAACCGAGAATGCTGCAGAAATGGCGATGGAACATCATTTAGGAATGACGTGTGATCCTGTTGCTGGTTTAGTGCAAATTCCCTGTATTGAACGTAATGGTGTGGGTGCAGAAAAAGCAATTAAACTGGCCTATTTAGCATTAATGGAAGATGGTAAAAATAAAAAGGTTTCTTTAGATAAAGTCATTGAAACCATGTTTGTAACAGGAAAGGACATGATGAGCATTTATAAAGAAACTTCCTTAGGTGGATTGGCTAAATCATTAGCAGTAAATATAACAGAACGTTGA
- a CDS encoding lytic transglycosylase domain-containing protein gives MISALEIHGVPIECINQAAVIYHVPAKLILSILAIEGGRVGLASPNKNGSFDYGPMQINSIWLAKIQQYGYTKQQLQYDPCANVMVGTWILSQNIANASTTWRGIGGYHSHTATLNYRYQEKVSEVYQLLSHYLSNSNTNNI, from the coding sequence ATGATAAGCGCATTAGAAATTCATGGCGTTCCCATTGAATGCATTAACCAAGCGGCTGTGATATATCATGTTCCAGCAAAGTTAATTCTTTCTATTTTGGCGATAGAAGGCGGACGTGTCGGTTTAGCATCGCCTAATAAAAATGGCAGCTTTGATTATGGTCCCATGCAAATTAATTCTATTTGGTTGGCAAAGATTCAGCAGTATGGTTATACCAAGCAGCAACTGCAATACGATCCTTGTGCGAATGTGATGGTAGGCACATGGATTCTAAGTCAAAATATAGCGAATGCGTCTACAACTTGGCGCGGTATAGGCGGTTATCATTCGCATACAGCGACTTTAAATTACCGTTATCAAGAAAAAGTTTCTGAAGTCTATCAATTGCTTTCTCATTATCTATCCAATTCTAATACAAACAATATTTAA